The genomic segment TCTCTGGGCCGGCTCAGGAGGTGTATGATGAAAAAGCTCTTTTTGGCAGTCCTGCTTGCTCTCGGTTTAGCCTTTGCGCAGTCCCCGTATGCGGGCGGGCATCTAGGCCTGTTTGGTGGCGGTGGGGTCAACCTTTTTAACATCGGCTTGCATGCGGGAATGCCTCTGGGGCCTGGGATGCCCGAGGTGAGGGCAGGGCTTGACTTTACCTCGGCAGCAGGGGTGCTTATAACCGGTTTTAGCGGCGATGTCCTCTTGCCGTTGGCTGTGCCTGACCTGCCTGCCACGCCTTATTTGGGTGCCGGGGCCAATTTCTGGCTGTTCGCAGGCAACACCGACTTCGGCGTGCATGGGACCTTGGGGATCCGGGCCTCCTTACCTGGAACCCCTGTGGTGGGGTTTGTAGAGTTCCAGCCCACCTACGCTTTTGGCGGGGGTGGGGCCTTCCTCTACTACCTGAAGGTCGGGGCTAACTTCGGCTTCTGATTTTCCTGGTTAGACTGGAGGGGATGCGCTGGCGTCCCCTCCTTCTCCTTGCCCTTCTCTCCGCCTGCGCCCGGCCCGACACCGCCCCCCCGGAGATCGGCCTGGTGGAGCCCTTAGGAGGTGCGGTGGCCCCAGGGGGGGAGCTCGTGGTGCGGGGCTACGCCTTCGATCCCTCGGGGGTGCTGGGGGTGTGGGCCAACGGGCAACAGCTCCTCCCCGAGGGGGAGCGGGGGCGGCAGCTGGTCCAGTTCCGCTTCCGCCTCCAGGCCCCGGCCTCGGGCCGGGTGGAGCTCCTCTTGGAGGCCGAGGACGGGGTGGGCAACCGGGGGAGGAAGCGGGTGCCCCTGGTCCTGGACGCCGAGCCCCCCCGCATCCTGGTAGAGCGCCTGGAGCGGGAGGGGAACCTCTACCGGGTGTACGGGCGGGTGGAGGACAACGTCCTGGTGGACCGGGTGGTGGTCCAGGTGGGGAACCGCTTCACCCCCCTTTCCCTGCCCAAGGAGCCCACGGTGGCCTTCTTGGCCGAGGTCCCCGCGGGGGCGGTGATCATCGCCGTGGACGCCGCGGGCAACCGTGCCAGCCGCCGCATTCCCTAGGCCCGGCCGTGGTAGCCTCATAGGGGTATGCGGCCTTTGGGCGAGACCCTGCCCGAGTTGGCGCGGGCCCTGCGGGAGACCCCTTTGGAGGCGGGGCAGGCCTCGAGGCTCCAGGAGATCGCCAAGCGCCTGCACCGCCTGCCCCCGGGGAGGGAGCGGGACGGGCTTTTGGCGGTGGTCTACCTGCGCCTGCACCAGCTTTTGGGCAGGGAGGAGCACTACCTCAGGGGGTACAGCTACGCCCGCACGGCCCGTCTGGAGCCTGCGCGCCTTTGGGCCGAGCGCTTGGGGGAACGGGGATGAAGGAGCTTCTGGGACTTTTGGCGGTGGTGGCCATCCTGCTCTCGGGTCTGGCCTTGGTGGTGGGGTTGGTCTTCATCCGGCGGGGGGACCGGGTCTGGCACCCCCGGGCCATGCTGACGGCCACCGTCCTGGCCGCCCTCTTTTTGGTCTTCTACCTCACCAAGTGGGGCCTTTACGGCACCACCGCCTACGGGGGTCCGGAGGAGTGGCGAACCGCCTACTACCTCCTCCTCCTCACCCACACCGTTTTGGCCGCCCTCAACGGCCCTCTGGCCCTCTACGTGATCTGGCGGGCCTTCAGGGGGGAGTTCACCGCCCACCGGCGTTGGGCCCGGGTGCTGGTCCCCGTCTGGCTCTACGTGGCCCTGAGCGGTTGGGTGATCTACCTGGTCCTCCAGCGCCACGGGGTGGCTACGGGGACGATCGCCTTTTAGCCCAGGGCTCCACCACGATCCGTCCCTCCTCCACCCGGGCCAGCTCCGGTCCCCGGGCCTGGGCCCCCTCCGGGGCCTGGGCCAGGAGGCTTCCGATGCGCAGCTGCTTGGCGGAGAGCTCCAGGGCGAAGATGAAGCGCCCCTCGTCCCCCCCCGCCCCGGCGTGGGCCAGGCCCCGGAGCTTTCCCACCACGATCACGTCCCCCCCGGCCGCCACCTCGGCCCCGGGGTTCACGTCCCCCAGGACCACCACCGTGCCCGGGTGTTCCACCCGCTCCCCGGCCCGCAGGGTTTTGGCCGCCACTAGGGTGCCCGGGGTGGGGCGGCCCCGGGGGGGTACCAGGGTGAGGGGGCGGCCCAGCTCCAGGAGGGCCTGGAGGACCTCCTGGCCTACGGGGGCGGCCACTTCCACCTCCAGGGGCAGGCCCTCGGGCAGGCTCAGGCCGCGGATGGCCTCCGGGGTCTCCCCCCCGTCCAGGCGCAGGGCCAGGGCCTTGGCGCTGGCGCGAAGCCGCATGGGGGCATTTTACCGGGAGCGCCCTTCCTCGCTCCCTACCCGCCAGTAGGCCTCCATCACCTTGCGCACCGCGGGCAGGGCCACCCGGCTCCCCTCCCCCCCGTTCTCGAAGAAGGCCACCACCACCAGGGGGGGGTAGGGGGTGCCCGGCTCCGCGGGGCCGTAGCCCATGTACCAGGCGTGCTCCGTTCCCGGCCGCTTGCCCGGGGTTTCCGCGGTCCCCGTCTTCCCCCCGGTGGGCACGGGGAAGTTCCCCAACACGTGCCGGGCGGTGCCCTCGCGGACGGTGCGCCGCAGGCCTTCCTGGAGGACCGTCCAGTGCCGTCCCGGGACGGATTCCAGCCGGGGCCGGGTCTCCTGGTCCCCCACCCGCTTCACCAGGCGCAAGGTGGGCTTTTCCCCCCCGTTGGCGATGGTGGCCAGCATCCGGGCCACCTGGACCGGGGTCACCAGGATGGGGCCCTGGCCGATGGCCACCGAAAGGGTCTCCCCGGGGTACCAGGGCTCCCGGAGGGCCTCCTGCTTCCAGGCCCGGGTGGGCAGGAGGCCGATGCGCTCGGGGATCTCCAGGCCGCTGGGCTCCCCCAGGCCCAGGAGGCGGGCCCGCTGGGCCAGGCGGTCCACCACCCCCAGGGGATCCTGGGCCACCGCCTGGTAGTACCAGGTGTTGCAGCTCCAGGCGATGGCCTCCTGCACCCGCATGGGGCCCATGTCCCACCGGGCCCAGTTACGCCGGGTCTGGCCCCCGTAGACCAGGGCCGCCGGGCAGCGAAAGGCGGTGGTGGGCCCCACGTACCCTTCCTCCAGGAGGGCGTAGCTGCTGGCCAGCTTGAAGACCGACCCCGGGATGTAGGGCTGGACCGCCCGGTTCAGCAGGGGGAGGTCGGGGTCCTGGAGGAGGGCTTGCACCTCCCGGGGCACGGGGCGGCGGGCGAAGAGGCCGGGGTCGAAGGAGGGGGCGCTGGCCATGGCCAGAACCTCCCCCGTCCGGGGGTCCAGGGCCACGATGGCCCCCCGCACCCGCCTTAAGGGGGGCAGGCCGTTGCGCCTGCGGCCCTCGTTGATGTCGGCCAGGGCCTCCTCCAAGGCTCGTTCCGCCGCCCGCTGCAGCTCCAGGTCCAGGGTGAGGACCACGTCCTGTCCGGGGGTGGGCTCCTCCAGGACGGTTTCCCGCAGGCGCTCCCCGCGGACGTTCACCTCCACCGTCCGCACCCCCCGCCGGCCCCGCAGGTGGGGTTCCAGGGCGGCCTCGAGGCCCGCCTGGCCCGCCTGCTCCTCGGGGTGGTAGCCCTGGGCCACCTGCTGGGGGTTGGCCTGGAGGACGTACCCCAGGACGGGGCCGGAGAGGGGGTTGGGGTAGTGGCGCTCGATGCGCTCGGAAAGCCTCAGGTTGGTCTGTCCGGCGGTGAGCTCCGCCAGGGTGGGGAGGAGGTCCTCCGGCACCCCGGCCCGGAGTACCGTGGGCCCCTCCGCCGGGGGGAGGGCTTCCAGGCCCAGAAGGGGCAGGAGCCGCTCGGGGAAGGCCACCTCCCCCCCCTGGTAGACCAGGTCCACCACCAGGCGGTCCTCCGCGATCACCCGCCCCTTGCGGTCCAGGATCCGCCCCCGGGGGGCGGGGATGCCCTCGGCCTTCAGGTGGTTGCCCTGGCTGCGCAGGGCGTAGCGCTCGTGCTCCAGCACCTGGAGCTGGTAGGCCCTGAGGCCCAGAAGGCCCAAGGAGAGGAGGAGGAAGAGGAGGAGAGCGTAAAGGCGTCCGGTCATGGCTGGCTGGCGGGTCCGGCGAGCCGCGAGGCCAGGAGGAAGAGGGGCAGGGTGAGGAGCCCCTCGAGGAGGATGTCCCCCAGCAGCAAGGGGGGCAGGTCCAGGCGCAGCCAGTAGGCCACCAGGAAGTAGCCGGCCCACTTGGCAGCGAAGGCGGCTAGAAAGGCCAGGAGGACCCCTGGGGTTTCCCGGGCGGCCAGGCGCTCTCCTGCGGCGTAGAAGGCGTAGGCCCCGCTCAGGAGGCCCACCGCGTGCAGGCCCAAGAGGCCGAAGCCCAGGAGGTCCTGCAAAAGCCCCAGGAGGAAGGCCATGGGGAGGCCCAGGTAGTAGGGCCGCCCGTGGGCGTACCAAAGGGCGAGGACCAGGAAGAGGTCGGGGGCCATGAGCCCCTGGGGCCACAGGGCCCCCAGGAGCCCGGCCAGGAAGAGGGTGAGGAGGAGGGCCAAGGGCGCCTTCATAGGGGCCTTAGGACGATCACCTCCTCCAGGAGGGAGAGCTCCACCAAAGGCCGCACCCAGGCCCTTTGCTTGAGCCCCCCCTGCACCCTCTCCACCCGCTCCACCCGGCCCACGGGGATGCCGTCGGGGAAAAGGCCGAGGGGGGCCCCGGTGAGGAGGAGGTCGCCGGGCTCCACCCGGACCGTGGGGGGGAACTCCGCCACCAGCCGGTCCGGGGGGGCCCCCCGGGCGACCCCCCGGCCTGGCCCCCCCTCGGGGCGCACCCCCACCTGGCTCTCCGGGTCCAGGAGGGTGCGCACCAGGGCTTGCCGCTCCCCCACTTCCACCACGAGCCCCACCAGGCCCTGGGGGGCGGTGACGGGCATGCCGGGCCGCAGCCCGTCCCGCTCCCCCAAGCCCAGGAGGAGGCGGCGGTAGAGGCCGGAGAGGTCCTCCCCCACCACCGGGGCCACCGCCACCACCCCGGGAGCCTGGAGCTGGCGCACCTCCAGGACCCGGGAGAGGCGCTCCACCTCCAGGGTCAGCCGGCGGTTCTCCCCCTCCAGGAGGGCCACCCGTTCCCGCAGGGCGCGGTTTTCCGCAAGGAGGTCCCGCCGGTCCAAAAGGGCCCCCATCCCGGCCCGCAGGTTCTGCCCCAGGCGGTGGCCCAGGGCGGGGAGGGGGGCGGTGAGGGGGGAGAGGTTCAGGGCCAGGCCCGGGGCCAGGGGCCGGGTGAGGGCGGCCAGGGCCAGCCCCAGGAAGAGGAGGAGGAGGAAGAGCCCCCGTCGCAAGGCCCTCTCGCTCACGGCCGGAACCCCCTTTCCCAAAGCAGGGCGA from the Thermus thermamylovorans genome contains:
- a CDS encoding septum site-determining protein MinC encodes the protein MRLRASAKALALRLDGGETPEAIRGLSLPEGLPLEVEVAAPVGQEVLQALLELGRPLTLVPPRGRPTPGTLVAAKTLRAGERVEHPGTVVVLGDVNPGAEVAAGGDVIVVGKLRGLAHAGAGGDEGRFIFALELSAKQLRIGSLLAQAPEGAQARGPELARVEEGRIVVEPWAKRRSSP
- the mreD gene encoding rod shape-determining protein MreD — protein: MKAPLALLLTLFLAGLLGALWPQGLMAPDLFLVLALWYAHGRPYYLGLPMAFLLGLLQDLLGFGLLGLHAVGLLSGAYAFYAAGERLAARETPGVLLAFLAAFAAKWAGYFLVAYWLRLDLPPLLLGDILLEGLLTLPLFLLASRLAGPASQP
- the mreC gene encoding rod shape-determining protein MreC → MSERALRRGLFLLLLFLGLALAALTRPLAPGLALNLSPLTAPLPALGHRLGQNLRAGMGALLDRRDLLAENRALRERVALLEGENRRLTLEVERLSRVLEVRQLQAPGVVAVAPVVGEDLSGLYRRLLLGLGERDGLRPGMPVTAPQGLVGLVVEVGERQALVRTLLDPESQVGVRPEGGPGRGVARGAPPDRLVAEFPPTVRVEPGDLLLTGAPLGLFPDGIPVGRVERVERVQGGLKQRAWVRPLVELSLLEEVIVLRPL
- a CDS encoding penicillin-binding transpeptidase domain-containing protein, with translation MTGRLYALLLFLLLSLGLLGLRAYQLQVLEHERYALRSQGNHLKAEGIPAPRGRILDRKGRVIAEDRLVVDLVYQGGEVAFPERLLPLLGLEALPPAEGPTVLRAGVPEDLLPTLAELTAGQTNLRLSERIERHYPNPLSGPVLGYVLQANPQQVAQGYHPEEQAGQAGLEAALEPHLRGRRGVRTVEVNVRGERLRETVLEEPTPGQDVVLTLDLELQRAAERALEEALADINEGRRRNGLPPLRRVRGAIVALDPRTGEVLAMASAPSFDPGLFARRPVPREVQALLQDPDLPLLNRAVQPYIPGSVFKLASSYALLEEGYVGPTTAFRCPAALVYGGQTRRNWARWDMGPMRVQEAIAWSCNTWYYQAVAQDPLGVVDRLAQRARLLGLGEPSGLEIPERIGLLPTRAWKQEALREPWYPGETLSVAIGQGPILVTPVQVARMLATIANGGEKPTLRLVKRVGDQETRPRLESVPGRHWTVLQEGLRRTVREGTARHVLGNFPVPTGGKTGTAETPGKRPGTEHAWYMGYGPAEPGTPYPPLVVVAFFENGGEGSRVALPAVRKVMEAYWRVGSEEGRSR
- a CDS encoding DUF420 domain-containing protein, whose amino-acid sequence is MKELLGLLAVVAILLSGLALVVGLVFIRRGDRVWHPRAMLTATVLAALFLVFYLTKWGLYGTTAYGGPEEWRTAYYLLLLTHTVLAALNGPLALYVIWRAFRGEFTAHRRWARVLVPVWLYVALSGWVIYLVLQRHGVATGTIAF